In Flavobacteriales bacterium TMED191, a genomic segment contains:
- a CDS encoding tetratricopeptide repeat protein — translation MKKNNNTDKQLANIEEGLTKTEQFIEDNRNILMSIIGAIIIIFIVIYGYKNFYKEPRNQEAQNQLFIGEQYFEKGEFQLALNGSDDYVGLIDISEKYSNTKSGNLAKYYAGISHLKLGEFESAIQILDKYNSEDKLLLSIAKAAIGDAFSELNQPQEAIEYYNKAIRISPNKLTTPLFLIKCANLYEMEKQFNDAKECYLKIQSNFPESSQAKNIEKYINKLN, via the coding sequence ATGAAAAAAAACAATAATACTGATAAACAATTAGCTAATATTGAAGAAGGTTTAACTAAAACTGAACAATTTATTGAAGATAATAGAAATATACTAATGTCTATTATTGGCGCAATAATAATTATTTTCATAGTGATTTATGGTTATAAAAATTTTTATAAAGAACCTCGAAACCAGGAAGCACAAAACCAGTTATTTATAGGCGAACAGTATTTTGAAAAAGGTGAATTCCAACTTGCATTGAACGGAAGTGATGACTATGTTGGCTTGATTGATATTAGTGAAAAATATTCAAATACTAAATCTGGAAATTTAGCAAAATATTACGCTGGAATTTCTCATTTAAAATTAGGAGAATTTGAAAGTGCAATTCAAATACTTGACAAGTATAATTCTGAAGATAAATTATTATTATCTATTGCAAAAGCTGCAATTGGAGATGCATTCTCAGAATTAAATCAACCTCAAGAAGCAATTGAGTATTATAATAAAGCTATTCGTATTTCTCCCAACAAGTTAACAACACCTTTATTTTTAATTAAATGTGCCAATCTGTACGAAATGGAAAAACAATTCAATGATGCAAAAGAATGCTATCTTAAAATTCAATCAAATTTTCCAGAATCATCTCAAGCAAAAAATATTGAAAAATATATTAATAAATTAAATTAA
- a CDS encoding 6,7-dimethyl-8-ribityllumazine synthase, whose translation MNYQLNDNDGEGKKIGIVKSLWNNNVTSMMYKYCIETLTDHGVSEKNIYTLEVPGSFELIYGGKKILRNNNLDAVVLIGSIIKGETPHFEFISQAVTNGVKDLNILYDIPFIFCVSTDLNLQQALSRSGGQKGNKGRDAAKTALQLIKE comes from the coding sequence ATAAATTATCAATTAAATGATAATGATGGTGAAGGGAAGAAGATTGGAATTGTTAAATCCTTGTGGAATAACAATGTTACAAGTATGATGTATAAATACTGCATTGAAACATTAACCGATCATGGAGTTAGTGAAAAGAATATTTATACACTTGAAGTTCCGGGAAGTTTTGAGTTAATATACGGAGGTAAAAAAATATTGAGAAATAACAATCTCGATGCTGTAGTACTAATTGGGAGTATTATAAAGGGAGAAACACCTCATTTTGAATTTATTTCTCAAGCAGTCACCAATGGAGTTAAAGACTTAAATATTTTATATGATATACCTTTTATTTTTTGCGTCTCTACAGATTTAAATTTGCAACAAGCGCTTTCAAGATCTGGTGGACAAAAGGGAAATAAAGGCAGAGATGCAGCCAAAACAGCTTTACAATTAATTAAAGAATAA
- a CDS encoding hydroxymethylglutaryl-CoA lyase codes for MENKKIQIVECPRDAMQGINKFIPTEDKINYINSLIKVGFDIIDFGSFVSPKAVPQMSDTYNVISQLKINDSTSLLAIVLNKRGILDASSFEEINILGYPLSISEIFQKNNSNMDIKSSMLFIDEILNLCEQKNKSLLVYLSMAFGNPYSEEWNVNILLEKIRKLYQKGVKSISLADTTGQASSQLISELYSEVNSNFTDLDVGLHLHCHPDDAIKKIESAWSVGCKRYDVAIGGYGGCPFTNSSLIGNLGTEKILNFIAKNKIPHSLDXLAFENAYNYSKKIFN; via the coding sequence ATGGAAAATAAAAAAATTCAAATAGTAGAGTGCCCAAGAGATGCAATGCAAGGTATTAATAAATTTATTCCTACTGAGGACAAGATAAATTATATCAATTCATTAATAAAAGTTGGGTTTGATATTATAGATTTTGGAAGTTTTGTTTCTCCAAAAGCTGTTCCACAAATGTCGGATACTTATAATGTTATTAGTCAGTTAAAAATAAATGATTCGACTTCATTGTTAGCAATTGTTTTAAATAAAAGAGGTATTCTTGATGCATCAAGTTTTGAAGAGATAAATATTTTAGGTTACCCACTTTCTATTTCAGAGATTTTTCAAAAAAACAATTCAAATATGGATATTAAATCTTCAATGTTATTTATTGATGAAATTTTAAATTTATGTGAGCAGAAAAATAAATCCTTGTTAGTTTATTTGTCTATGGCTTTTGGTAATCCATATAGTGAAGAATGGAATGTTAATATATTATTAGAAAAAATCAGAAAACTTTATCAAAAAGGTGTAAAGTCGATTTCGCTTGCAGATACAACTGGTCAGGCTTCTAGTCAATTAATTTCAGAATTATATTCTGAAGTTAATAGTAATTTCACTGATTTAGATGTAGGTTTACATCTACATTGTCATCCTGATGATGCAATTAAAAAAATAGAATCAGCATGGAGTGTTGGATGTAAAAGATATGATGTTGCAATAGGTGGCTACGGTGGTTGTCCATTTACTAATAGTTCCTTAATTGGTAATTTAGGTACAGAAAAAATATTGAATTTTATAGCCAAAAATAAGATACCTCATTCTCTTGATNTGTTGGCTTTTGAAAATGCTTATAATTACTCTAAAAAAATATTTAATTGA
- a CDS encoding 7-carboxy-7-deazaguanine synthase QueE — protein sequence MIPIKETFLSIQGEGWYAGQSAFFIRTQGCDIGCHWCDEPNSWSLDAGVVKTSDELLDELNKSNSKIVIFTGGEPLMHDLTNVVNQISNAGYKVHLETSGAYPLSAKWDWVTLSPKKIKPPLNEIYEFASELKIVIYNHNDFKWALDQEKKVSDSCLLYLQPEWSKLKIMKPKIIDFINSNPRWKLSLQMHKYLHIQ from the coding sequence ATGATTCCTATAAAAGAAACATTTTTATCGATTCAAGGTGAAGGCTGGTATGCTGGACAGTCTGCATTTTTTATTAGAACTCAAGGTTGTGATATTGGTTGTCATTGGTGTGATGAGCCAAATTCTTGGAGTCTTGATGCAGGAGTCGTTAAAACATCAGATGAGTTATTAGATGAGTTAAATAAAAGTAATTCTAAAATAGTCATATTTACGGGAGGTGAGCCTTTAATGCATGACTTAACTAACGTAGTTAATCAAATTTCAAATGCTGGCTATAAAGTTCATTTAGAGACATCAGGTGCTTATCCTCTTAGTGCAAAATGGGATTGGGTTACGTTATCTCCAAAAAAGATTAAACCCCCCTTAAATGAGATTTATGAATTTGCTTCTGAATTAAAGATAGTTATTTATAATCATAATGATTTTAAATGGGCTTTAGACCAAGAAAAAAAAGTTTCAGATTCTTGTTTGTTATATCTGCAGCCTGAGTGGAGTAAGTTGAAAATTATGAAACCAAAAATTATTGACTTTATTAATTCTAATCCTAGATGGAAACTTTCGCTACAAATGCATAAATACCTACATATACAATGA